ATGGAATCTGTTCCAGTTCCTGCAGCCACTGTCGGAGAAGTGTTCTCTTTATTTGGAGAGCAGTACAGGCATGCGCACAAATTGCCGGTGCAACAACGTAAAACAATGTTTGCACTCCAGCAATGTCGTACCGCCGCATTGGGCGGTCATGTAGACATCTGTAACAGCTGCGGTCACACACGGGTGTTTTACAATTCCTGTCGTAACAGGCATTGCCCCCGGTGTCAGGGATTAAAAAGATCCAATGGGTTGACCGCCTCAGTTCACATCTATTACCGGTACGCTATTTTCATATTGTATTTACGCTTCCCTCCGAGCTCAACCGGCTGAGTCTGGTCAATCAGAAATGTGTGTACAATATCCTCTTTAAAGCCGCCTCGGAAAGTTTGCTCACCCTGGCAAAGGATCAAAAGTATCTGCATGCGCTCACCGGGATGGTGGCCGTGCTGCACACCTGGGGACAGAATCTGATGGAGCATCCGCACCTGCATACACTCGTTCCCGCCGGTGGTTGGAGTGAAGTAGCGCAATCCTGGAAAGCTTCAAGGAAAAGTTTTTTCTTCCGGTAAAGGTCATCTCTGCATTGTTTAAGGGTAAATTCCTTTCGCTGCTTAAAGCCGCATACCAGACCGGTGAGCTGAAATTTGAAGGGGGAGATAAAACCCTTAAAACAAAAGGAAAGTTTTAAGCAACTGCTCAACACCCTATATCAAAAACCATGGGTTGTCTATGCGAAAAAACCGTTCAGGAACTCCGCGGCAATTGTGAATTACCTGGCACGGTACACCCATCGCGTGGCCATCGACAATAGCCGGATCCTGAGCGTAGAAGATGGACAGGTGAGTTTTCGTTGGAAAGACTACAAAAATCAGGGAGCAAAAGGCACAATGAAGTTAAGCGGAGAAGAATTTATCCGTCGTTTCCTGCTGCATGTACTTCCGAAAGGCTTTTGCAAAATCCGTTACTATGGAATTTTCGCATCGCGCATCCGAAAGACGATGCGACACCAATGCAAAAAGCCACCGGGTTAATTCCTCCCAAATCCAAATTCGCGGGACTTGACTGGAAAGCCGTATTACTGCTGGCCTATACGATTGATGTATCCCATTGTCCTGTTTGTAAAAACGGAACGATGGAGTTGCACCGCACGTTTAAAAGTCTCCGTTCACCGCCAGGGCTCATCAGGTGAATCGTTCTTTGAACAAATTAATGATTATTCTATTGCGGCCGCGGCCGCAGAGGCTTGCCATGTGTTTTTCAAAACAAATAAAGCTTAAAGCAAGCCCATGCAAGCGAATAATTAATTAATTTACCCAAAATAAAATGTATTTTAACATATTTTCCCTTCATCTGAAACATTGAAAGTACATAGGGAATAAGGCTGCTACTCAGGCGGTTTCGTTCAACGAGATTCTATCCGCAATTAATCCAACGTCATTCTTTCAAATCAGGTATTTTGCTAAATTGCGGATAAAATCCTGAAATGTTACAAGCGACTATAATGATGCGACATTGTTTAATGACAATACTTACCTTATTAACTTGGATTTCTATTTTCGCGCAGACAAAAATAAATTCGTGTGACTGCGCTAAAAGCCAACATGACGTAACAAAAGCAGACACAACTTTTCACCTTAGCAACGGCAAGACAATTGCTTTATGTGGTTTTAAAAATGAAGGCAGTAAACCGACAAATTATTCTGAGTTTGTTCTTTCTGTTTGCGGACAGGATACAATTATTGACTTTTGGGGTGCTGTGATGACGTGTCAACTCAAAGTTCAAAAAGACACTTTACTTGTAGAAGAACTTCAGAACTTGCCAACAGGAAATAATTTTAAGTACCGCAATACGATTTGGGCAACAGAGAAAATATATTTCAGTGGACAAAATGTTTTTAGAAAGAATGAAGTCAATAGAAATTTAAGGAAATACACTGGAGACGAAATTAAAATTGTTTTAAAAGAATTCGAAACTGCCAAACCAGGACTAGATGAAAGCAAGATGGAACTTGCAAACAAATTATTTATTTCGGCAATCTCGGGTAACAAATTAGCAAGACAATATTTTATAGAATTTAATAATAAGTTCGGGACGCTTGACGGAGCATATTCTGAAGAGTATTACGATTTGAGAGCGATGCTTGAATTGTGGGATAAAAAAGAATAGCCGCTTGTAACACCGCCTTGCTGCCAAGCAAAGAAAGTGCTATCTTCGATTCAAGAGAACGGCGTGCTCGGCAGCAAGGCTAAACGTTAACGAACGCTAGTGCTTCTAAATCCAACCTCTTTTGCATGCATAATCAGTCTTAGAATTGGCTTATCCTATGATTTTTTTGCATGTGACAAATAATTATAGTTAATCAAATATAGCCTTGACTAAAATTAAAAAAAATAACAATGGGAAAGAAAGCTGATTTTATATGTAATAACTGCGGTTATAAAGTTTTTACTTCAGAATATGGAGGCGGATTTGCCTATGGTTCATCTTCTTACTCTTGTTTTGCCTGCAAAAATGTCACAGAAATAACTGAATGGATAATAGAGGGTAAAACTGATGATTTTGTTGACGACAGAATCGAAGACGGAATTAAAATTGATTACGAAATAAAATGCAAGAATTGCGGCAATGCAGACCCAAACACATTAATTAGATGGCAACATGATAGCACTAATATAAAAAACAACAATAAACCTTGCCCTGTTTGCAAAGAGCAGTTGATCCGTGATCCCAAATCATGGAGATTTATTTTACTTGATTAGGTAGATACTCTCATTTGAACTGAGTCAATTATCAAAAGGACCCTTGATTTTCCCGCTGGGCCAAGTCTTTAACGCGAGCCTGAGCGCCGGAGACTTGGCCCTCTACTATATCTCAAAGTACGCAATGCATGCTGCATCCGGAAATCCGATCTGCTGCGATTCAATTTAAACCGGCGGTGTATCCTCTAACCATTTCCCGCACATCTTTTCTACAATACTTTCACTCCTCCGGAGTTTTTCGGGCGAATGGATATCTGAGAGGTAGGCGACCACACCAGGCTAAATCTTTAACGAAAGCCAGTGCACTGGCTGAATGCTCTTCCTTATTTCAAGGTACGCTTGTCGTACATCTCTGTCCGGAATATTTCAATAAAAACGATCTTTTCTCTGTTGATTGTCATTTACAACCGGCAATTACATTAAACACACCCGTTCTTTTTCAATCTCTAATCCACACTTCACCACAAGTCTCCAAAATTCCAACCTGAAAGACTAGAAAAGTAAATAAATATCGAAAAGTATAAAGGTAAACTCTTACTCAAAATTGTCCAATTTCAAATATTGCTAAAAGCCATATTGGAGAGCGAATAAACCCGGCAGACGGTTAACAAGATTCGCATTGCTCATTCCTTATTTATTGCTTCCATATCAGTAGCTTCCAAAATATTCCATACTGCAGACAAACCCTGATTTGAATTATTAAGCACGAATTAAAACTGCACAAAAGGATTATCGAAAAAAAAATATTCCTGTGATTTCCTTAACACATTTTGTAATTGCGAAATACGTTGGTATGTTATGGGTGCAAAATCACAACCCGCTTCACGACAGATTTTTCACCGAGAACGATGTGCACGAAATAAACGCCATCCGCCAAAGAATGCGTATCCAGTATCAATGAGAACGAATCTGAATGTTGTAATAAAATCGCTTGTCCGATCGCATTATACAATCCCAACTCCATTTTCATCCCCGCCACTACCGGCAAATCAGATATGTACAATTCCCCGTTGGCAGGATTCGGATAAAGGGTTATGTTGGTTTCAGCATTGTTTTCCAAAACAGCTGTAATCACATGCGTTGAACTGTTGATGCAGCCCGATGCATTTGAAATTTCCACCGAATAAGACGCAACCTGAGTAGCAATATAAAACGAATCTGTAGCTCCCGGAATTATATGTCCATCCATAAACCATTGATAAGTGCTCCCACCGGTAGCAATGAGCGTATCTCCAAGAACAGTAAGGATCGGTTGTGGCGGGACAGCATAAATCGTAATCAGTGAATCAATTGTTAGTGTATCATTGCCGTTAGTACCGCTGGTGATCAGCGTAACCGGATATACTCGGGTATACTGTAGCAGATATGAGCAGGATTTTGAGCAGTAGACGAAGCCGGACTACCACCCGGAAATGACCAGGACCATCCTGTAGGGTTATTGGTAGAAAGATCAGTAAAATCAGTACAATTCTCCGCGCACAAGACCTGTTCCGATGTGCTGAAAGAAGTCCCCTGGTTACAGTTGCTAAAACCAATCTGAATCGTGTCGCTCTGTGTGCATGAACCATTGCTGATTTGAAGCCAATATGTCCCCGGACTACTCACGAGTATCGCGTTTGAAGTTTGACCGTCGGACCACAAATAAGAGGAAGCACTGATGTTGCCCCCCAGCTGAATGTATTGTCCGTTGCAAAGCATGGTATCATTACCCAGATTGAGAGGAGTTGTTGAAATGGCACAATTTGAGGGTGGCAATGCAAGATTGGCCAGAATATTTTCCATTAAAGGAAGAGATGTATATTGCGTGACCCAGTCCTGATCTGATGTCGTAATCAATCGGCCGTATCCGTTTAAGGGAGGACAAAAGATGAATCCGAAATAATCTCCCAAGTATTCGAGGAAAGGTTCCACATAATTGCATCCTGTAATACCCTTGCATCCATACCAGAAATATGAAATGTTTGGAACCAAATTCGGAGTAGTACCCATGGAACCCAGTACATTCATAGGCGCGAGAGTACCGGAAATAATTCCACCGCTTGTGAAGGTTCCACCCATATCCGTGACCATTGCCTGATAAACGGAATCACTTTGGAATATGCCACAATCGTATTCAGTTTGCAGGTAAACACTTTTTCCTGTGGC
Above is a window of Bacteroidota bacterium DNA encoding:
- a CDS encoding transposase; translation: MKGEIKPLKQKESFKQLLNTLYQKPWVVYAKKPFRNSAAIVNYLARYTHRVAIDNSRILSVEDGQVSFRWKDYKNQGAKGTMKLSGEEFIRRFLLHVLPKGFCKIRYYGIFASRIRKTMRHQCKKPPG
- a CDS encoding transposase, yielding MYNILFKAASESLLTLAKDQKYLHALTGMVAVLHTWGQNLMEHPHLHTLVPAGGWSEVAQSWKASRKSFFFR
- a CDS encoding T9SS type A sorting domain-containing protein; protein product: MDGHIIPGATDSFYIATQVASYSVEISNASGCINSSTHVITAVLENNAETNITLYPNPANGELYISDLPVVAGMKMELGLYNAIGQAILLQHSDSFSLILDTHSLADGVYFVHIVLGEKSVVKRVVILHP
- a CDS encoding transposase zinc-binding domain-containing protein is translated as MPVQQRKTMFALQQCRTAALGGHVDICNSCGHTRVFYNSCRNRHCPRCQGLKRSNGLTASVHIYYRYAIFILYLRFPPSSTG